One Orcinus orca chromosome 8, mOrcOrc1.1, whole genome shotgun sequence genomic window, GTGGGGATCACAGTGACCTCACTGTCCCAAGCTTCAGGAATTTCCATCGCAAGGAGTCCCGGGTACCACTCTGGACTCCTTTCCTCTCTTGCTGTATGACCTTGGCCAGCCTACTCATCTCTTCAAGATATTTTTCCTTATCTCTCAGATGTGGACATCACTTTGGACCCCTGCTGAAAGACTTTATCCTGGATCGTGTCAGCCCAAGGGAGGTGAGGAGTTGCAGCTGAGATTTGAAAACATGGAAGGAAAAGACAGCTGAGAGAAGAAAGTTGAAAGATACGGAGTTGTCACTCTGGCTCTTCTAGAGTGCTGTCCCAGCAGTCACCCTTGAGCCCCCATGGAACAAGTCCTCGGTCTAGAAAGAAAGGATTTCAGTCTCTTCTTGATGTGACATTGTTCTCTCATTTCCTCACAGATCACACCCCTGCCGATAATGGCTGTGGAAAATGGCTCAGTTCATCCTGGTAGGACTTACAGACCAAAGTCAACTCCAGATacccctcttcttcctcttcttattgaaCTGTATGTTCACTGTGGTAGGGAATTTGAGCTTAATTAATCAGATATGCCTGAACTCTCATCTTCACACTCCCATGTATTTTTTGGTCTTCAACCTGTCCTTCATAGATCTCTGCCACTCCTTGGTCATTACGCCTAAACTGCTGATGAGCTTTGTGTCAGAGAACATCATCTCCTTTGCAGGGTGCATGACTCTgttgggtttttcttttgtttctttgtccaTTCTGAATGCTGTGTGTTGACAGCCATGGCCTATGATCGCTGTGTGTCCATCTGTAAGCCCCTTTTGTACACAGTCACCATGTCCCCTCAGGTCTCTTCTTTGCTGATGTTTGGTTCATATGTAATGGTGTTTGCCAGTGCCATGGCCCACACAGGGCACATGGTCAGATTATCCTTTTGTGATTCCAGCATCACCAACCATTACATGTGTGAcatcttccccctcctccagctgTCCTGCAGCAGCACTGATGCCAGTGAGCTGGTGGATTCCATTATTGTGAGCACAGTTGTAATAATATGTagcttcattatttttgtttcttatgctTTGATCCTCTCCAGTATCCTCCACATCTCATCAGCTCAGGGTTGGTCCAAAGccctcagtacttgtggctcccACATAATAACTGTTTGCCCTCTTCTATGGTTCTGGGTTGTTTACACATCTCAAGACCTTTTCTGATGGTTCTGTGGGTCAGGGGGAGTTCTTCTCAGTATTTTATACCAATGTAGTCCCCATGTTGAACCTCCTCATCTACAGTCTAAGGAACAAGGATGTCAAACTTGCTCTGAAGAAAACCCTAAAGAGAGTTGCGAACTAAGCAGAAACAGTATTGCTgggttgttgtgtgtgtgtgtgtgtgtgtgtgtgaatgtgttttcCCATAATTTTGTTCAGAACAAGGTTTTTGCCTTAGATCCTTTTTTCTGTCTAATCATGCCATTTAAACATGCAAATATTATTGAGTCTCATGATTGATCTCAGTTCCATGCTTACTCACTGAATGAGCTTTATTCTTAACAGTGGGCTCCAGAGACTCAGCTTGATTCCTACTCCTTTTCACACCACCTCCCACTTTGCTTCTTTCCATGTACTTTTCATACATCAGCATGAATGTGGTCTGATGCAGCCACCCCTCTTTGTTTTCCCTAAAAACAATGTTAATGTAGCCCTTTCTGTTTTTAACCATTTGAGGAGTTCCTTCTGTGTAAGTTataaattttctagaatttcagtGCTCTTTTAGTCATGGTTTCTATAGTACTGCATTTCCAAACTCAGCAAAGCTTCAATAGTATCTATGAGATATTTATGCTTAGTTAACAGGGATCACAAGTATTAGCTTATAAGTATGGAATGTGTTAATACCAATTAGGAACTGAGAGAAATGAACCTAGTTACTTTAAATCAATTTAGTCTGACTCATTGTAATAGCATCAGGGGtatgatgtatatgtatatatacatgtatcagaTATGTACATAATATGTAATGTACATGTACATAATTTCGTTTACATCTCTGCCTAATCAAATAGAATTTGACCACCTAGTGTTTACTCCTTTCTCCTATATGGTTAGACTAGACTctggtaaaataaatattcatgaaattAATAGTTTGAACTTGTTTGATACAGATGTTTTCTCTAAAGCAAACTAAAAGTTTTTCTTAGTAAAAACTTcctttttttcagaaaatgagTTTTCTTAAAATTCGTGGCCATAAATCTTCAAAACGGTGAAGAGTCTGGTTTGATACAATAGAAGGAAATGCCATTCTTTTTTCAGTTTGAAGTATAGCCTTCTGCATTTCCgataaggcaggtctagtggtaatGGAATCCCTCAGCTTTTGGGTTTTCCTGGGTCTATTATAACATAGGTATCTTTCAAATTGACTATTTCAGGTAAACAGCACTCCTGTTTGCAAACTAACATGTTCCTCCTGAAGAATTTGGATCCcttttggaaaaaagaagaacTGTTTGGtttggttataaaataaatgaggaaaagcgTGCAATTTTACCTTCAGAAACTAAGATAAAATCGGGATTTGTTGTACTACTTATTATATACATGAAATTTAAAACCTGTCTccagtgattaatgatgttgagcgttctttcatgtgtttgttggcaatctgtatatcttctttggagaagtgactatttaggtcttctgcccatttttggattgggttgttttttttttgttactgagctgcatgagctgcttgtgaattttggagattaatcctttgtcagttgcttcatttgcaaatattttctcccattctgagggttgtcttttggtcttgtttatggtttcctttgctgtgcaaaagctttgaagtttcattaggtcccatttgtttatttttgtttttccatttctctaggaggtgggtcatctcacaccggtcagaatggccatcatcaaaaaatctagaaacaataaatgctggagagggtgtggagaaaagggaacactcttgcactgttggtgggaatgtaaattgatacagccactatggagaacagtatggaggttccttaaaaaactataaatagaactaccatacgacccagcaatcccactactgggcatataccctgagcaaaccataattcaaaaagagtcatgtaccagtatgttcattgcagctctatttacaatagccaggacatggaagcaacctaagtctccatcaacagatgaatggataaagaatatgtggcacatatatacaatggaatattactcagccataaaaagaaacgaaattgagttatttgtagtgaggtggatggacctagagtctgtcatacagagtcaagtaagtcagaaagagaaaaacaaataccgtgtgctaacacatatatatggaatctaagaaaagaaaaaagtcatgaagaacctaggggtaagacaggaataaagacacagacctactagagaatggacttgaggatatggggagggagaagggtaagctgtgacaaagcaagagagtg contains:
- the LOC101274059 gene encoding LOW QUALITY PROTEIN: olfactory receptor 143-like (The sequence of the model RefSeq protein was modified relative to this genomic sequence to represent the inferred CDS: deleted 3 bases in 2 codons); the protein is MAQFILVGLTDQSQLQIPLFFLFLLNCMFTVVGNLSLINQICLNSHLHTPMYFLVFNLSFIDLCHSLVITPKLLMSFVSENIISFAGCMTLLFFFCFFVHSECCVLTAMAYDRCVSICKPLLYTVTMSPQVSSLLMFGSYVMVFASAMAHTGHMVRLSFCDSSITNHYMCDIFPLLQLSCSSTDASELVDSIIVSTVVIICSFIIFVSYALILSSILHISSAQGWSKALSTCGSHIITVALFYGSGLFTHLKTFSDGSVGQGEFFSVFYTNVVPMLNLLIYSLRNKDVKLALKKTLKRVAN